A stretch of Dermochelys coriacea isolate rDerCor1 chromosome 6, rDerCor1.pri.v4, whole genome shotgun sequence DNA encodes these proteins:
- the TNKS1BP1 gene encoding 182 kDa tankyrase-1-binding protein isoform X1, with the protein MASQTRPLCPPPPCPTSNGSMGARGGQPSGSPETGDTRLKPPIGPKPRMLPKPAVTAKPCTPPPSPGSRPPRLEFPSVEKINLLAGPKPYGGSSTALKRLSFGLKSLPGETSNGKGALPPAARALPCTTEERSLAPVTLPDGGPLGVLKSAAPFKVKPVPVAAKRERFPGTTVEEILAKMERPRKEGSGSPDPAWGPCSTFSPDGSSRFGPKGYAAFRRQPSAEGGEGDTIAPRFEASWESGPPEAQKSRASCGDKPVAGRMKREGSPSPIRERPPEPPDGEAERHPGPASRESGSSAASASCDGDQSGRRKPPSPPGFSSARTCPIPVAPAELPLRAAPGNSADLALAPGAPYLSAEHPTSALGFPTVSAELPALDSPPAHTELPTRVGPGFPGTPESLAKFPIGLVPAPDAPAEPCHRISCSLGSLEAPGEGSQPPSGLPAGLASGTPDAPAELPCNSPAGRALAPGVPEVPAELPHRITHSPGAPKAPVPSPDTPNLCPKLPTRVSWSPGSPDGPTEPPVSLYSPPSPERGSPSLPSDAEPFTGLAPVDKDFQCPELGLQRSSDGVVQLPDKGLGMGVLGGSLAALPRGGPPHPGPPLEGESNWTLSESFEWAFPSRAVEWKPPRSPIREADDCGLSEQGDSDGEGLAPSPKGSEESSSSEGQRARQLSAALDWQDAEVAGSSARLDGAMGAPCDQGATEVGGLEATCPEGPIAQTEPAVAELKGPAVLDEVGTIWEEQGRPLLGAPLRLTEPEPDQEQAAPVLLSDAPRPVGADRCQEDELVPVRSCQEGLRPGKAGSEPHPNARWLDELLASPPPSADETKRKGTPEPRDPAGPEDLLGWSRKDLCSEFGIRGAHRADEFGWASETGMGKTDWPGSYRAGETEQDREFGTGTRDWSGVYKETELLGDSNMGHGNWPDAYGIGDSCRQEGEFSPGKSDWSSQYNIGGADSSNGEFSTRKLDWTSTYGIGDNIQQDKRFSTSKPDWTPEYSVGDAARQDREFGTSSPDSTHEPGVGDIDQQDREFGIRKSDWTRQTGVSDTAHQYREYGTSKPDWTYNRGGDTNQPDREFGTSKPDWINMYDADTDQQDRELGTSKPDWTHEHDVGDTDQQDRELGTSKPDWTHEHDVGDTDQQDRELGTSKPDWTHEHDVRDTDQQDRELGTSKLDWTHEYGLSDMDHQGKEFGAEKPDWTHECSVKTSGQGREWTCEYDVGNTAQQDKPDWTRKFGDEAQQDRAFSSDKPAWLGEYGIHHTDQESAFGSGVGDPDSPAQEPGARKPGWSGTDWQESKFLFARRDCASDFRIGGVEHESQYGVIGTDRAGGFGLSALDPSGAIGTLGPAELGESRTDWVGHTRTVVLDEPREAGVGHSDWAQDLGLHGTGPSIGLGAISPEEPTRGWMDWTNELSVSSMDPSSSLGVEGFDTPREPGVGQPDGDSDLGTGGPATASGFESVGPAEDSARQTDWSHDFGSGDEGSTETGEAGAGQMDWASEVRIGRGKQTNATAMTGLEPHGDSSGTGSPRLSGSSPLLEQMLAKAAAQRKSPGEERGLPPGPDAHPPPLPQEEDGGSWPEGDGAPSLPDATDGGGLPIDARRLSQPGRCGSQPSPPGEDFAFLEDMEVLDSTIYRSRANLGRKRGHRAPATRPAGTLAPSEVEVADWMFQDSTEPRAVCWVSSDEEAAEEPRSRRARPSLVAKGLKVPLFPGLNPSALKAKLRGRNRSAEEGAQLGEAKPTLPKEPHVQRSKSCKIPGLGGKSLVLPPKPEKSSGFAMAAASSPPRSDATSPHWLQVLKLKKKKS; encoded by the exons ATGGCCTCCCAGACAcgccccctgtgccccccacctccctgccctacctccaatGGCAGCATGGGGGCCAGAGGTGGGCAGCCGTCGGGCAGCCCCGAGACAG gtgaCACTCGCCTGAAGCCGCCAATTGGGCCCAAACCCCGTATGCTGCCCAAACCGGCTGTAACTGCCAAGCCCTGCACCCCGCCACCATCCCCTGGGTCGCGGCCTCCCCGCCTCGAGTTCCCCTCTGTCGAGAAGATCAACCTGCTGGCGGGTCCCAAGCCATACggtggcagcagcactgcccttAAACGCCTGTCCTTCGGCCTCAAGAGCCTCCCAGGGGAGACTTCCAATGGGAAGGGGGCGCTGCCACCTGCAGCGAGAGCCTTGCCCTGTACCACGGAAGAGAGATCACTTGCTCCTGTGACGCTCCCTGATGGGGGGCCCCTAGGAGTCCTCAAGAGCGCTGCCCCATTCAAAGTGAAGCCGGTGCCAGTGGCGGCCAAGCGGGAGCGCTTCCCCGGCACCACAGTGGAAGAGATCTTGGCCAAGATGGAGCGCCCCCGCAAAGAGGGGTCGGGCAGTCCTGACCCGGCCTGGGGCCCATGCTCAACCTTCAGCCCTGATGGCAGCTCTCGCTTCGGGCCCAAAGGCTATGCCGCCTTTCGGAGACAGCCTAGcgctgagggaggggaaggtgacACCATCGCCCCCCGCTTTGAGGCCTCCTGGGAATCTGGGCCCCCCGAAGCACAGAAGAGCAGAGCGTCCTGTGGGGACAAGCCAGTTGCTGGCAGGATGAAGAGGGAAGGAAGCCCGAGTCCCATTAGAGAACGCCCACCAGAGCCCCCAGACGGAGAAGCAGAGAGACACCCTGGCCCAGCCTCCAGGGAAAG tggcTCCTCCGCGGCCAGTGCCAGCTGCGACGGGGACCAGTCCGGACGCAGGAAGCCGCCGTCCCCCCCTGGT TTCTCCTCAGCCCGGACCTGTCCCATCCCCGTGGCTCCTGCTGAGCTTCCGCTCAGAGCGGCCCCTGGCAACTCTGCTGAccttgccctggccccagggGCCCCCTACCTCTCTGCTGAGCATCCTACCTCAGCCCTGGGGTTCCCCACAGTGTCTGCTGAGCTCCCCGCCCTGGACTCCCCCCCTGCCCACACTGAACTCCCCACCAGGGTTGGGCCCGGCTTCCCAGGCACCCCTGAGTCTCTGGCTAAGTTCCCCATAGGCCTAGTTCCGGCCCCTGATGCTCCAGCTGAGCCCTGCCACAGAATCTCCTGCTCCCTGGGGTCTCTGGAGGCTCCTggtgaggggtcccaacccccttCTGGCCTCCCTGCAGGCTTGGCATCAGGCACTCCGGATGCCCCCGCAGAGCTCCCTTGTAACTCCCCTGCAGGGCGGGCCCTGGCACCAGGCGTCCCTGAAGTCCCTGCTGAGTTGCCCCACAGAATCACTCACTCCCCTGGGGCCCCCAAAGCTCctgttccatccccagacacgccCAATCTGTGTCCTAAGCTCCCCACCAGAGTCTCTTGGTCTCCGGGGTCCCCCGATGGACCCACTGAGCCCCCAGTGTCCCTATACAGCCCCCCATCTCCTGAGCGGGGCTCCCCTTCACTCCCCAGTGATGCGGAGCCATTCACAGGGCTTGCACCAGTGGACAAGGACTTCCAgtgcccagagctggggctacAGCGCTCCTCAGATGGGGTGGTGCAGCTGCCAGACAAGGGGCTAGGAATGGGAGTGCTGGGGGGTTCTCTGGCTGCCCTGCCCAGGGGagggcccccccaccccgggccaCCCCTGGAGGGTGAGTCCAACTGGACCCTGTCAGAGTCATTTGAGTGGGCGTTCCCATCCCGAGCTGTGGAGTGGAAGCCCCCCAGGTCCCCCATTAGAGAGGCAGATGACTGTGGCCTCTCTGAGCAGGGGGACTCGGATGGGGAgggcctggcccccagccccaaaGGGTCTGAGGAAAGCAGCAGCTCTGAGGGGCAGAGGGCAAGGCAACTCAGTGCTGCCCTGGATTGGCAGGATGCCGAGGTTGCAGGGAGTTCTGCCCGCCTGGATGGTGCCATGGGGGCCCCATGTGATCAGGGAGCGACTGAGGTGGGGGGCCTGGAGGCCACATGTCCTGAGGGCCCCATCGCGCAAACGGAGCCAGCTGTGGCTGAGCTGAAGGGCCCTGCAGTGCTGGATGAGGTGGGCACTATCTGGGAGGAGCAAGGCAGGCCACTGCTAGGTGCCCCCCTGCGGCTGACGGAGCCGGAGCCAGACCAGGAGCAAGCCGCCCCAGTCCTGTTGTCTGACGCTCCCCGGCCAGTTGGTGCTGACCGATGCCAGGAGGACGAATTGGTGCCAGTGAGAAGCTGCCAGGAGGGCCTGAGGCCGGGCAAGGCGGGTTCTGAGCCGCATCCCAATGCGCGCTGGCTGGATGAGCTGCTGGCATCGCCCCCGCCCAGTGCAGATGAGACCAAGAGAAAGGGCACACCTgagcccagggaccctgcaggGCCAGAG gatcTCCTTGGTTGGTCGCGGAAGGATCTGTGCAGCGAGTTTGGCATCAGAGGGGCCCACCGGGCCGATGAGTTTGGCTGGGCCAGCGAGACTGGCATGGGGAAGACAGACTGGCCCGGCAGTTACAGAGCTGGTGAGACAGAGCAGGATCGGGAATTTGGCACCGGCACACGGGACTGGAGTGGCGTGTACAAAGAGACAGAGCTGCTGGGTGATTCCAACATGGGACACGGAAACTGGCCTGACGCCTACGGCATCGGGGACAGCTGCCGGCAGGAAGGGGAGTTCAGCCCCGGCAAGTCAGACTGGAGCAGCCAATACAACATTGGTGGTGCAGACAGCTCGAATGGGGAGTTCAGTACCAGGAAACTGGACTGGACCAGCACCTACGGCATTGGGGACAACATCCAGCAGGACAAGAGGTTCAGTACCAGCAAGCCAGACTGGACACCTGAGTACAGTGTGGGTGATGCAGCCCGGCAGGATAGAGAGTTTGGTACCAGCAGTCCAGATTCTACCCATGAGCCTGGTGTCGGTGATATTGACCAACAGGATAGAGAGTTTGGTATTCGCAAGTCAGACTGGACCCGCCAGACCGGTGTCAGTGATACAGCCCATCAGTATAGAGAGTACGGTACCAGCAAGCCAGACTGGACCTACAATCGTGGTGGTGATACAAACCAGCCGGATAGAGAGTTTGGTACCAGCAAGCCAGACTGGATCAACATGTACGATGCGGATACTGACCAACAGGATAGAGAGTTGGGTACCAGCAAGCCAGACTGGACTCACGAGCACGATGTCGGAGATACAGACCAACAGGATAGAGAGTTGGGTACCAGCAAGCCAGACTGGACTCACGAGCATGATGTCGGAGATACAGACCAACAGGATAGAGAGTTGGGTACCAGCAAGCCAGACTGGACTCACGAGCACGATGTCAGAGATACAGACCAACAGGATAGAGAGTTGGGTACCAGCAAGCTAGACTGGACCCATGAGTACGGTCTCAGTGATATGGACCATCAGGGTAAGGAGTTTGGTGCTGAGAAGCCAGACTGGACCCATGAATGCAGTGTCAAGACCAGTGGGCAGGGTAGAGAGTGGACCTGTGAATACGATGTTGGCAATACTGCCCAGCAGGACAAGCCAGATTGGACCCGCAAGTTCGGTGATGAAGCCCAGCAGGACAGAGCGTTCAGCTCTGACAAGCCAGCATGGCTTGGTGAATATGGCATTCACCATACAGACCAGGAGAGTGCCTTTGGTTCTGGTGTTGGAGACCCCGACAGCCCAGCCCAAGAGCCTGGTGCCAGGAAGCCGGGGTGGAGCGGCACCGACTGGCAGGAAAGCAAGTTTCTCTTTGCTAGGAGGGATTGTGCCAGTGATTTCAGGATTGGAGGAGTTGAGCACGAAAGCCAGTACGGTGTCATTGGGACTGATCGGGCAGGTGGCTTTGGCTTGAGTGCTTTGGATCCATCTGGTGCCATTGGAACCCTGGGCCCAGCAGAGCTTGGAGAGAGCCGGACTGACTGGGTTGGCCATACCAGGACTGTGGTCCTGGATGAGCCCAGAGAGGCTGGCGTGGGACACTCCGACTGGGCCCAAGATCTAGGACTCCATGGCACAGGTCCTTCTATTGGCCTGGGGGCAATCAGTCCTGAGGAGCCCACCAGGGGATGGATGGACTGGACAAACGAACTGAGCGTGAGCAGCATGGATCCCTCCAGcagtctgggggtggagggctTCGATACACCCAGAGAGCCTGGCGTGGGGCAGCCAGACGGGGACAGCGACCTCGGCACGGGAGGTCCGGCCACAGCCAGTGGCTTCGAGAGCGTGGGCCCAGCAGAGGACAGTGCGAGACAGACTGACTGGAGCCATGATTTCGGCTCTGGGGACGAGGGCTCCACTGAGACCGGggaggctggagcagggcagaTGGACTGGGCCAGCGAGGTCAGGATTGGACGTGGGAAACAAACCAATGCCACAGCCATGACTGGCTTGGAGCCGCATGGAGACAG CAGTGGCACCGGCAGCCCCCGGCTCTCCGGCTCGAGCCCCCTTCTGGAACAGATGTTGGCCAAAGCAGCCGCCCAGCGCAAGAGCCCCGGAGAGGAGAGGGGGCTGCCTCCTGGCCCTGATGCCCACCCCCCTCCCTTGCCACAGGAGGAGGATGGTGGGTCCTGGCCCGAAGGGGATGGCGCACCCAGCCTGCCGGACGCCACAGACGGGGGCGGGCTGCCGATAGATGCGAGGAGGCTGAGCCAGCCAGGGCGCTGTGGGAGCCAGCCCTCCCCGCCAGGCGAGGACTTCGCCTTCCTGGAG GACATGGAAGTTCTTGACAGCACCATCTACCGGAGCAGAGCCAACCTGGGCCGCAAGCGAGGTCATCGAGCACCGGCCACGCGCCCTGCAGGCACCCTGGCACCGTCTGAGGTGGAGGTGGCCGACTGGATGTTCCAGGACTCCACAG AGCCCAGAGCGGTGTGCTGGGTGTCCTCAGATGAGGAGGCGGCGGAAGAACCCCGGAGCCGGCGGGCACGGCCCTCGCTGGTGGCCAAGGGGTTGAAGGTGCCACTCTTCCCGGGCCTGAACCCCTCAGCTCTAAAG gccAAGCTGCGGGGCCGGAACCGCTCTGCAGAAGAGGGGGCCCAGCTGGGGGAGGCCAAGCCAACCCTTCCCAAGGAGCCCCACGTCCAGCGCTCCAAGTCCTGCAAGATTCCCGGCTTGGGGGGGAAATCCCTGGTGCTGCCCCCCAAGCCAGAGAAATCCTcagg CTTTGCCATGGCCGCTGCCTCTTCGCCCCCCAGGTCAGATGCCACCTCGCCCCACTGGCTGCAAGTGCTGAAGCTGAAAAAGAAGAAATCCTGA
- the TNKS1BP1 gene encoding 182 kDa tankyrase-1-binding protein isoform X4, with protein sequence MASQTRPLCPPPPCPTSNGSMGARGGQPSGSPETGDTRLKPPIGPKPRMLPKPAVTAKPCTPPPSPGSRPPRLEFPSVEKINLLAGPKPYGGSSTALKRLSFGLKSLPGETSNGKGALPPAARALPCTTEERSLAPVTLPDGGPLGVLKSAAPFKVKPVPVAAKRERFPGTTVEEILAKMERPRKEGSGSPDPAWGPCSTFSPDGSSRFGPKGYAAFRRQPSAEGGEGDTIAPRFEASWESGPPEAQKSRASCGDKPVAGRMKREGSPSPIRERPPEPPDGEAERHPGPASRESGSSAASASCDGDQSGRRKPPSPPGFSSARTCPIPVAPAELPLRAAPGNSADLALAPGAPYLSAEHPTSALGFPTVSAELPALDSPPAHTELPTRVGPGFPGTPESLAKFPIGLVPAPDAPAEPCHRISCSLGSLEAPGEGSQPPSGLPAGLASGTPDAPAELPCNSPAGRALAPGVPEVPAELPHRITHSPGAPKAPVPSPDTPNLCPKLPTRVSWSPGSPDGPTEPPVSLYSPPSPERGSPSLPSDAEPFTGLAPVDKDFQCPELGLQRSSDGVVQLPDKGLGMGVLGGSLAALPRGGPPHPGPPLEGESNWTLSESFEWAFPSRAVEWKPPRSPIREADDCGLSEQGDSDGEGLAPSPKGSEESSSSEGQRARQLSAALDWQDAEVAGSSARLDGAMGAPCDQGATEVGGLEATCPEGPIAQTEPAVAELKGPAVLDEVGTIWEEQGRPLLGAPLRLTEPEPDQEQAAPVLLSDAPRPVGADRCQEDELVPVRSCQEGLRPGKAGSEPHPNARWLDELLASPPPSADETKRKGTPEPRDPAGPEDLLGWSRKDLCSEFGIRGAHRADEFGWASETGMGKTDWPGSYRAGETEQDREFGTGTRDWSGVYKETELLGDSNMGHGNWPDAYGIGDSCRQEGEFSPGKSDWSSQYNIGGADSSNGEFSTRKLDWTSTYGIGDNIQQDKRFSTSKPDWTPEYSVGDAARQDREFGTSSPDSTHEPGVGDIDQQDREFGIRKSDWTRQTGVSDTAHQYREYGTSKPDWTYNRGGDTNQPDREFGTSKPDWINMYDADTDQQDRELGTSKPDWTHEHDVGDTDQQDRELGTSKPDWTHEHDVGDTDQQDRELGTSKPDWTHEHDVRDTDQQDRELGTSKLDWTHECSVKTSGQGREWTCEYDVGNTAQQDKPDWTRKFGDEAQQDRAFSSDKPAWLGEYGIHHTDQESAFGSGVGDPDSPAQEPGARKPGWSGTDWQESKFLFARRDCASDFRIGGVEHESQYGVIGTDRAGGFGLSALDPSGAIGTLGPAELGESRTDWVGHTRTVVLDEPREAGVGHSDWAQDLGLHGTGPSIGLGAISPEEPTRGWMDWTNELSVSSMDPSSSLGVEGFDTPREPGVGQPDGDSDLGTGGPATASGFESVGPAEDSARQTDWSHDFGSGDEGSTETGEAGAGQMDWASEVRIGRGKQTNATAMTGLEPHGDSSGTGSPRLSGSSPLLEQMLAKAAAQRKSPGEERGLPPGPDAHPPPLPQEEDGGSWPEGDGAPSLPDATDGGGLPIDARRLSQPGRCGSQPSPPGEDFAFLEDMEVLDSTIYRSRANLGRKRGHRAPATRPAGTLAPSEVEVADWMFQDSTEPRAVCWVSSDEEAAEEPRSRRARPSLVAKGLKVPLFPGLNPSALKAKLRGRNRSAEEGAQLGEAKPTLPKEPHVQRSKSCKIPGLGGKSLVLPPKPEKSSGFAMAAASSPPRSDATSPHWLQVLKLKKKKS encoded by the exons ATGGCCTCCCAGACAcgccccctgtgccccccacctccctgccctacctccaatGGCAGCATGGGGGCCAGAGGTGGGCAGCCGTCGGGCAGCCCCGAGACAG gtgaCACTCGCCTGAAGCCGCCAATTGGGCCCAAACCCCGTATGCTGCCCAAACCGGCTGTAACTGCCAAGCCCTGCACCCCGCCACCATCCCCTGGGTCGCGGCCTCCCCGCCTCGAGTTCCCCTCTGTCGAGAAGATCAACCTGCTGGCGGGTCCCAAGCCATACggtggcagcagcactgcccttAAACGCCTGTCCTTCGGCCTCAAGAGCCTCCCAGGGGAGACTTCCAATGGGAAGGGGGCGCTGCCACCTGCAGCGAGAGCCTTGCCCTGTACCACGGAAGAGAGATCACTTGCTCCTGTGACGCTCCCTGATGGGGGGCCCCTAGGAGTCCTCAAGAGCGCTGCCCCATTCAAAGTGAAGCCGGTGCCAGTGGCGGCCAAGCGGGAGCGCTTCCCCGGCACCACAGTGGAAGAGATCTTGGCCAAGATGGAGCGCCCCCGCAAAGAGGGGTCGGGCAGTCCTGACCCGGCCTGGGGCCCATGCTCAACCTTCAGCCCTGATGGCAGCTCTCGCTTCGGGCCCAAAGGCTATGCCGCCTTTCGGAGACAGCCTAGcgctgagggaggggaaggtgacACCATCGCCCCCCGCTTTGAGGCCTCCTGGGAATCTGGGCCCCCCGAAGCACAGAAGAGCAGAGCGTCCTGTGGGGACAAGCCAGTTGCTGGCAGGATGAAGAGGGAAGGAAGCCCGAGTCCCATTAGAGAACGCCCACCAGAGCCCCCAGACGGAGAAGCAGAGAGACACCCTGGCCCAGCCTCCAGGGAAAG tggcTCCTCCGCGGCCAGTGCCAGCTGCGACGGGGACCAGTCCGGACGCAGGAAGCCGCCGTCCCCCCCTGGT TTCTCCTCAGCCCGGACCTGTCCCATCCCCGTGGCTCCTGCTGAGCTTCCGCTCAGAGCGGCCCCTGGCAACTCTGCTGAccttgccctggccccagggGCCCCCTACCTCTCTGCTGAGCATCCTACCTCAGCCCTGGGGTTCCCCACAGTGTCTGCTGAGCTCCCCGCCCTGGACTCCCCCCCTGCCCACACTGAACTCCCCACCAGGGTTGGGCCCGGCTTCCCAGGCACCCCTGAGTCTCTGGCTAAGTTCCCCATAGGCCTAGTTCCGGCCCCTGATGCTCCAGCTGAGCCCTGCCACAGAATCTCCTGCTCCCTGGGGTCTCTGGAGGCTCCTggtgaggggtcccaacccccttCTGGCCTCCCTGCAGGCTTGGCATCAGGCACTCCGGATGCCCCCGCAGAGCTCCCTTGTAACTCCCCTGCAGGGCGGGCCCTGGCACCAGGCGTCCCTGAAGTCCCTGCTGAGTTGCCCCACAGAATCACTCACTCCCCTGGGGCCCCCAAAGCTCctgttccatccccagacacgccCAATCTGTGTCCTAAGCTCCCCACCAGAGTCTCTTGGTCTCCGGGGTCCCCCGATGGACCCACTGAGCCCCCAGTGTCCCTATACAGCCCCCCATCTCCTGAGCGGGGCTCCCCTTCACTCCCCAGTGATGCGGAGCCATTCACAGGGCTTGCACCAGTGGACAAGGACTTCCAgtgcccagagctggggctacAGCGCTCCTCAGATGGGGTGGTGCAGCTGCCAGACAAGGGGCTAGGAATGGGAGTGCTGGGGGGTTCTCTGGCTGCCCTGCCCAGGGGagggcccccccaccccgggccaCCCCTGGAGGGTGAGTCCAACTGGACCCTGTCAGAGTCATTTGAGTGGGCGTTCCCATCCCGAGCTGTGGAGTGGAAGCCCCCCAGGTCCCCCATTAGAGAGGCAGATGACTGTGGCCTCTCTGAGCAGGGGGACTCGGATGGGGAgggcctggcccccagccccaaaGGGTCTGAGGAAAGCAGCAGCTCTGAGGGGCAGAGGGCAAGGCAACTCAGTGCTGCCCTGGATTGGCAGGATGCCGAGGTTGCAGGGAGTTCTGCCCGCCTGGATGGTGCCATGGGGGCCCCATGTGATCAGGGAGCGACTGAGGTGGGGGGCCTGGAGGCCACATGTCCTGAGGGCCCCATCGCGCAAACGGAGCCAGCTGTGGCTGAGCTGAAGGGCCCTGCAGTGCTGGATGAGGTGGGCACTATCTGGGAGGAGCAAGGCAGGCCACTGCTAGGTGCCCCCCTGCGGCTGACGGAGCCGGAGCCAGACCAGGAGCAAGCCGCCCCAGTCCTGTTGTCTGACGCTCCCCGGCCAGTTGGTGCTGACCGATGCCAGGAGGACGAATTGGTGCCAGTGAGAAGCTGCCAGGAGGGCCTGAGGCCGGGCAAGGCGGGTTCTGAGCCGCATCCCAATGCGCGCTGGCTGGATGAGCTGCTGGCATCGCCCCCGCCCAGTGCAGATGAGACCAAGAGAAAGGGCACACCTgagcccagggaccctgcaggGCCAGAG gatcTCCTTGGTTGGTCGCGGAAGGATCTGTGCAGCGAGTTTGGCATCAGAGGGGCCCACCGGGCCGATGAGTTTGGCTGGGCCAGCGAGACTGGCATGGGGAAGACAGACTGGCCCGGCAGTTACAGAGCTGGTGAGACAGAGCAGGATCGGGAATTTGGCACCGGCACACGGGACTGGAGTGGCGTGTACAAAGAGACAGAGCTGCTGGGTGATTCCAACATGGGACACGGAAACTGGCCTGACGCCTACGGCATCGGGGACAGCTGCCGGCAGGAAGGGGAGTTCAGCCCCGGCAAGTCAGACTGGAGCAGCCAATACAACATTGGTGGTGCAGACAGCTCGAATGGGGAGTTCAGTACCAGGAAACTGGACTGGACCAGCACCTACGGCATTGGGGACAACATCCAGCAGGACAAGAGGTTCAGTACCAGCAAGCCAGACTGGACACCTGAGTACAGTGTGGGTGATGCAGCCCGGCAGGATAGAGAGTTTGGTACCAGCAGTCCAGATTCTACCCATGAGCCTGGTGTCGGTGATATTGACCAACAGGATAGAGAGTTTGGTATTCGCAAGTCAGACTGGACCCGCCAGACCGGTGTCAGTGATACAGCCCATCAGTATAGAGAGTACGGTACCAGCAAGCCAGACTGGACCTACAATCGTGGTGGTGATACAAACCAGCCGGATAGAGAGTTTGGTACCAGCAAGCCAGACTGGATCAACATGTACGATGCGGATACTGACCAACAGGATAGAGAGTTGGGTACCAGCAAGCCAGACTGGACTCACGAGCACGATGTCGGAGATACAGACCAACAGGATAGAGAGTTGGGTACCAGCAAGCCAGACTGGACTCACGAGCATGATGTCGGAGATACAGACCAACAGGATAGAGAGTTGGGTACCAGCAAGCCAGACTGGACTCACGAGCACGATGTCAGAGATACAGACCAACAGGATAGAGAGTTGGGTACCAGCAAGCTAGACTGGACCCATGAG TGCAGTGTCAAGACCAGTGGGCAGGGTAGAGAGTGGACCTGTGAATACGATGTTGGCAATACTGCCCAGCAGGACAAGCCAGATTGGACCCGCAAGTTCGGTGATGAAGCCCAGCAGGACAGAGCGTTCAGCTCTGACAAGCCAGCATGGCTTGGTGAATATGGCATTCACCATACAGACCAGGAGAGTGCCTTTGGTTCTGGTGTTGGAGACCCCGACAGCCCAGCCCAAGAGCCTGGTGCCAGGAAGCCGGGGTGGAGCGGCACCGACTGGCAGGAAAGCAAGTTTCTCTTTGCTAGGAGGGATTGTGCCAGTGATTTCAGGATTGGAGGAGTTGAGCACGAAAGCCAGTACGGTGTCATTGGGACTGATCGGGCAGGTGGCTTTGGCTTGAGTGCTTTGGATCCATCTGGTGCCATTGGAACCCTGGGCCCAGCAGAGCTTGGAGAGAGCCGGACTGACTGGGTTGGCCATACCAGGACTGTGGTCCTGGATGAGCCCAGAGAGGCTGGCGTGGGACACTCCGACTGGGCCCAAGATCTAGGACTCCATGGCACAGGTCCTTCTATTGGCCTGGGGGCAATCAGTCCTGAGGAGCCCACCAGGGGATGGATGGACTGGACAAACGAACTGAGCGTGAGCAGCATGGATCCCTCCAGcagtctgggggtggagggctTCGATACACCCAGAGAGCCTGGCGTGGGGCAGCCAGACGGGGACAGCGACCTCGGCACGGGAGGTCCGGCCACAGCCAGTGGCTTCGAGAGCGTGGGCCCAGCAGAGGACAGTGCGAGACAGACTGACTGGAGCCATGATTTCGGCTCTGGGGACGAGGGCTCCACTGAGACCGGggaggctggagcagggcagaTGGACTGGGCCAGCGAGGTCAGGATTGGACGTGGGAAACAAACCAATGCCACAGCCATGACTGGCTTGGAGCCGCATGGAGACAG CAGTGGCACCGGCAGCCCCCGGCTCTCCGGCTCGAGCCCCCTTCTGGAACAGATGTTGGCCAAAGCAGCCGCCCAGCGCAAGAGCCCCGGAGAGGAGAGGGGGCTGCCTCCTGGCCCTGATGCCCACCCCCCTCCCTTGCCACAGGAGGAGGATGGTGGGTCCTGGCCCGAAGGGGATGGCGCACCCAGCCTGCCGGACGCCACAGACGGGGGCGGGCTGCCGATAGATGCGAGGAGGCTGAGCCAGCCAGGGCGCTGTGGGAGCCAGCCCTCCCCGCCAGGCGAGGACTTCGCCTTCCTGGAG GACATGGAAGTTCTTGACAGCACCATCTACCGGAGCAGAGCCAACCTGGGCCGCAAGCGAGGTCATCGAGCACCGGCCACGCGCCCTGCAGGCACCCTGGCACCGTCTGAGGTGGAGGTGGCCGACTGGATGTTCCAGGACTCCACAG AGCCCAGAGCGGTGTGCTGGGTGTCCTCAGATGAGGAGGCGGCGGAAGAACCCCGGAGCCGGCGGGCACGGCCCTCGCTGGTGGCCAAGGGGTTGAAGGTGCCACTCTTCCCGGGCCTGAACCCCTCAGCTCTAAAG gccAAGCTGCGGGGCCGGAACCGCTCTGCAGAAGAGGGGGCCCAGCTGGGGGAGGCCAAGCCAACCCTTCCCAAGGAGCCCCACGTCCAGCGCTCCAAGTCCTGCAAGATTCCCGGCTTGGGGGGGAAATCCCTGGTGCTGCCCCCCAAGCCAGAGAAATCCTcagg CTTTGCCATGGCCGCTGCCTCTTCGCCCCCCAGGTCAGATGCCACCTCGCCCCACTGGCTGCAAGTGCTGAAGCTGAAAAAGAAGAAATCCTGA